From the genome of Salmonella enterica subsp. houtenae serovar Houten:
CCCGATCGCGAACCGCCGTTCTTCTTTTGTAAACCGGCGGACGCTGTCGTCCCGGTAGCGGCGGGGGATACCCTGGAACTGCCGTATCCGGCGCAGACCGATAACTACCATTATGAAATTGAGCTGGTGGTGGCGATTGGTAAAAAGGGGAGCGATATCCCGCTGGAAAAAGCCCATGAATATGTCTGGGGATACGCCACCGGTCTGGACATGACGCGTCGCGATCGTCAGATGGAAATGCGTCAGATGGGACGTCCGTGGGAAATCGGCAAAGCGTTCGATCTCTCCGCGCCCATTGCGCCATTACACAAAGCCGCTGAAACGCATAATGTGGATAACGCCCCTATTTGGCTACAGGTTAACGGCGAAGACCATCAGCGCAGCGATATTCGTCATCTGATTTGGTCGGTAAATGAAACCATCAGCTATTTGTCCGGCTTCTTTGAATTGCAGCCAGGCGATTTGATTTTCACCGGTACGCCAGAGGGGGTGGGCGCAGTGGTGAAAGGGGATGTCATCACCGGGAACGTAGAAGGTCTGACGCCCATTGCCGTGAAAATTGTCTGAGGTGAACAATGAAGCTGTACAGTTTCTTTAATAGTTCGGCGTCTTATCGTGTACGTATTGCGCTGGCGTTAAAGGGGATTGATTACCAGACGGTGGGCGTCAATATTCGTATCGGCCAGCAGAATGCGCTGGACTACCGACGGATGAATCCGGTAGGCCTGGTGCCGACGCTGGTCACTGATGACGGCGAATCGTTGGGGCAATCGCTGGCCATCGTCGACTGGCTGGACCGACATTTTCCGCAAACGCCGCTGCTGCCGACGAGCGATCCGGCGCGCAGCCAGGCGCTGGAAATTGTCTACGCTATCGCCTGCGATATACACCCAATTAATAACATGCGCGTGTTGCGCTACCTGACCGATGAGCTGAAGGTGAGCGAAGAGGATAAAAAACGCTGGTACGCCCACTGGATACAGCAAGGGTTAAGCGCGGTGGAGCAGCTATTGCGTAAAAGTCAGTCCGGATCATTCTGCGTGGGCGAGGCGCCGGGTCTTGCGGACTGCTGCCTGATTCCGCAGTGGGCGAATGCGCTCAGGATGGGCTGCGATTTGTCAGGCTATCCGCGCTGTAAAGCCGTTTATGACGCCTGCGTACAGCTACCGGCGTTTATTGTTGCCGCGCCGGAAAATCAACAAGATAAAATCCCGGCCTGAAAAGGAGAATGACCATGACTCACGTGACAAGCGCCATTATTGTAGGTGGCGGGATTGGCGGCGCGGCGACCGCGCTGTCGCTGGCGCGCCAGGGGATAAAAGTCATGCTGCTGGAAAAGGCGCACGAAATTGGCGAGATTGGCGCGGGCATTCAGCTTGGGCCGAACGCTTTCTCGGCGCTGGATAGTCTCGGTGTGGGCGATGTTGCCCGCCAGCGTGCGGTGTTTACCGATCACATTACCATGATGGATGCCGTGAATGCCGAAGAAGTGGTACGCATTGAAACCGGACAGGCGTTCCGTGACCATTTTGGCGGGCCGTATGCGGTAATTCACCGGGTAGATATTCATGCAACGGTATGGGAAGCGGCGCTGACGCACCCTGGCGTGGAGTATCGTACCTCGACCCATATTGTCGATATCCGCCAGACGCCGGATGACGTTACGGTGTTTGATGAGCAGGGAAATAGCTGGACGGCGGATATTCTGGTGGGCTGCGACGGCGTTAAATCGGTAGTGCGGCAAAGTTTACTCGGCGACGCGCCGCGCGTAACGGGGCATGTGGTCTATCGGGCGGTGATTGATTGCGACGATATGCCGGAAGATTTACGTATTAACGCGCCGGTACTGTGGGCAGGCCCGCATTGTCACCTGGTCCATTATCCGCTGCGCGGAGGCCAACAGTACAATCTGGTGGTGACATTCCACAGCCGCCAGCAAGAAGAGTGGGGCGTGAAAGACGGCAGTAAAGAAGAGGTGCTCTCTTATTTTGCCGGTATTCATCCCCGCCCGCGTCAGATGCTGGATAAGCCGACCTCCTGGCGCCGCTGGTCGACCGCCGATCGTGAGCCGGTCGCGAAATGGGGAACCGAGCGTATCACTCTGGTGGGCGACGCCGCGCATCCGGTGGCGCAATATATGGCTCAGGGCGCCTGTATGGCGCTGGAAGACGCCGTCACGCTGGGTAAAGCGCTGGAACGCTGTGACGGCGACGCGCAGCAGGCTTTTGCGCTGTATGAGTCGGTGCGTATTCCCCGCACGGCGCGTATCGTCTGGTCTACCCGGGAAATGGGGCGTCTCTATCACGCCGCGGGGGTGGAGCGTCAGGTGCGTAATCTGTTGTGGAAAGGGAAATCGCAGGAGGCGTTTTATCGCAGTATTGAATGGCTGTACGGCTGGAAAGAAGATAACTGCCTTGAGCCACGTTGAGAATCTTTAAACTGCATTGCAGAGGCGCTACCATAGCGCCTCTTTTTTGTCTATGGAAAACCCCCAGCTAGGCTGGGGGTTCCGTAAAGCTTTCAGCTTTGAGTCGGTTATCAAAACCCCTTTTGATTTGTTAAAACACCTTGCGGTCTGGCAACTGCAAAAGTTCAACAAGAAATCAAAAGGGGGTCCCGATGGGGGACGAAAAGAGCTTAGCGCATACCCGATGGAACTGTAAATATCATATAGTTTTTGCCCCGAAGTACCGAAGGCAGACGTTCTACGGAGAGAAGCGTAGAGCAGTAGGCAGCATATTAAGAAAATTGTGTGAGTGGAAAAATGTACGAATTCTGGAAGCAGAATGCTGTACAGATCATATCCACATGCTTCTGGAGATCCCGCCGAAGATGAGTGTGTCGAGCTTCATGGGATATCTGAAGGGTAAAAGTAGCCTGATGCTTTATGAGCAGTTTGGGGATTTGAAATTCAAATACAGGAACAGGGAGTTCTGGTGCCGCGGATACTACGTTGATACGGTGGGTAAGAACACAGCGAAGATACAGGAATACATAAAGCACCAGCTTGAAGAGGATAAAATGGGAGAGCAGTTATCGATCCCTTATCCGGGTAGCCCGTTTACGGGCCGTAAGTAACGAAGTTTGATGCAAATGTCAGATCGTGTGCGCCTGTTAGGGCGCGGCTGGTAAGAGAGCCTTACAGGCGCATCTGAAAAACCTCCGGCTATGCCGGAGGATATTTATTTGCTGTGGATACCGATATGCGGGTTTTACTGGCGCCGATGGAAGGCGTGCTCGACGCGCTAGTGCGCGAGTTGCTGACCGAAGTGAATGATTACGATCTCTGCATCACCGAATTTGTGCGCGTGGTGGATCAGCTTCTGCCGGTAAAAGTGTTTCATCGCATCTGCCCGGAGTTGCGTAACGCCAGCCGCACGCCGTCCGGCACGCCGGTGCGTATTCAGCTTCTGGGCCAGCATTCGCAGTGGCTGGCGGAAAACGCCGCGCGGGCGGCGGCGTTGGGATCGTATGGCGTGGACCTGAACTGCGGCTGTCCGTCAAAAGTGGTGAACGGCAGCGGCGGCGGCGCGACATTGCTCAAAGATCCCGAACTCATCTATCAGGGCGCGAAAGCGATGCGGGCCGCAGTGCCGTCGCATCTGCCGGTAACGGTAAAAGTGCGTCTCGGCTGGGATAGCGGCGATAGAAAATTTGAAATCGCCGATGCGGTGCAGCAGGCCGGCGCCAGTGAACTGGTGGTGCATGGCCGTACCAAAGCGCAGGGCTACCGCGCCGAGCATATCGACTGGCAGGCGATCGGCGAAATACGCCAGCGTCTGACTATTCCGGTTATTGCTAATGGCGAAATTTGGGACTGGCAGAGCGCGCAGATGTGTATGGCGACCAGCGGCTGCGATGCGGTGATGATTGGCCGTGGGGCGTTAAATATTCCTAATCTGAGCCGGGTGGTGAAGTATAACGAACCGCGTATGCCGTGGCCGGAAGTGGTGGCGTTATTACAAAAATATACCCGACTGGAAAAGCAGGGCGATACCGGTTTATATCATGTCGCGCGTATTAAACAGTGGCTGGGATATTTACGTAAGGAATATATTGAGGCGACGGAACTCTTTCAGTCGATTCGGGCGTTAAACCGTTCGTCCGAGATTGCGCGGGCGATTCAGGCCATTAAAATCTAATCTCTATAGCGTCCAGAAAGTGTGCCGGGCAGAGGTTATCGCTCCCCGGCGCAGACATCAGAAAATCATCTTAAACACGCCCGTTACCACCAACAGCCCAATCAGAAAAATAATTAAGATTGCCCATAGAAGAATTTTCATTGTTTGTCCCTTTATTGGTAAATACAAACAAAGTATAGGAAAGTATTAAGGCATCTGCTGCCTCGTTGGGCGCGGCGACGTTTAACGCATGAAGGCTGCTGGCGCGTATCGCAGTAAAATCGTTCATTTATTAACGGGTTAGGTGGGCTTTGCATTGAAATATCATATCAAAAAATGTATTAGATTAAATTATTTGCTAATCATATAAATTTCGAAATATGTCTTTTGTTGTCCGAAGATGTATTGCCACGCGTAACTAAAAAATAGATCGCCGTAAGACGTACTCTTTGCGCACCTTTTTTTATCAGAACACCTCCATGAATCGTAATTCTTTCCTTGCCGCGACAGCGAGCTTACCGCTTTTTATTTTGCTGGCGGGCTGCGCCCCGATGCACGATACCCGTCAGTCGCTGACCCAGCAGACGCCCTCTTCTCATATTGATTCCAGCCTGCCGACGGCGTTGAAAAACGGTTGGCCGGATAGTCAGTGGTGGAAGGCATATCACGATGCGCAGCTTGACGCGCTGATTGATAATGCCATACAGCATTCGCCGGATATGCAGGTGGCTGACCAGCGTATTCAACTGGCGGAAGCGCAGGCGAAAGCGGTTGAGGCGCAGGACGGTCCGCAGCTCGACTTTTCTGCCGACATTGAGCGCCAGCGAATGTCCGCGGAAGGGCTGATGGGGCCATTCGCGATTACCGATCCCGCGGCGGGAACGACCGGGCCGTGGTATACCAATGGCACATTCGGCCTGACGGCGGGCTGGGACCTGGATTTATGGGGGAAAAACCGCGCTGAAGTGACCGCGCGGATCGGGGCGGTCAAAGCGCGCGAAGCGGAGCAGGAGCAGACCCGACAACTGCTGGCAAGCGGCGTGGCGCGACTCTACTGGGAGTGGCAGACGCAGGCGGCGCTGAAAAATGTGCTGACGCAAATCGAGCATGAGCAGCAAAACGTGGTGGCGGTGAACCGGGAATTGTATCAACACGGCATTACCTCTTCCGTCGAAGGCGTCGAGACCGATATCGACGCCAGTAAAACCCAGCAGCAGCTTAATGACGTTAACGGTAAATTGAAGGTCATTGAAGCGCGGCTCAGCGCGTTAACCAATACGCAATCGGCGGCGCTCAAGCTACGTCAGGTGAGTCTCCCCGCCGTTGAAAGCCAGTTACCGTCGCAACTGGGGTATTCGTTGCTGGCGCGTCGAGCGGATCTGCAGGCCGCGCACTGGTACATTGAATCCTCGTTGAGCAGTATTGATGCCGCGAAGGCAGCATTTTATCCCGATATTAATCTGATGGCTTTTTTACAGCAGGATGCGTTGCATCTGAGCGATCTGTTCCGCCATTCCGCGCAGCAATATGGCATTACCGGCGGGCTGACGCTGCCGATTTTCGACAGCGGCAGGCTGAATGCCAACCTCAATATCGCCAAAGCGCAAAGTAACCTTTCTATCGCCAACTACAACAAAGCGGTAGTGGATGCGGTTAATGATGTGGCGCGCACCGCCAGTCAGGTAGAGACGCTGGCGCAGAAAAATCAGCATCAGCAGCAGATTGAGCATGACGCGCAGCGCGTGGTCGGTCTGGCGCAAGCGCGCTTTAATGCCGGCATTATCGCGGGCTCACGCGTGAGCGAGGCCAAAATCCCGGCGCTGCGCGAGCAGTGTAACGGCTTACTGTTGCAGGACCAGTGGCTGGATGCCTCTATTCAGCTTACCAGCGCGCTGGGCGGCGGTTATCATTCCTGATTTTTCCGGAGGAGTCAGACAGGGTTCCTATACTTAGGCTGTGTATGATTCATCCGGAGAGGAATATGACCAAAGTTGCAATTGTAACGGCATCAGATTCGGGAATTGGCAAAACGTGTGCGTTGTTATTAGCGCAAAACGGTTTTGATATTGGTATTACCTGGCATTCCGATGAACGCGGCGCGCAGG
Proteins encoded in this window:
- the ycgM gene encoding FAA-hydrolase family protein; the protein is MTKYVFQPQAPVTVPVVGSDEQFPVRRVYCVGRNYAAHAREMGFDPDREPPFFFCKPADAVVPVAAGDTLELPYPAQTDNYHYEIELVVAIGKKGSDIPLEKAHEYVWGYATGLDMTRRDRQMEMRQMGRPWEIGKAFDLSAPIAPLHKAAETHNVDNAPIWLQVNGEDHQRSDIRHLIWSVNETISYLSGFFELQPGDLIFTGTPEGVGAVVKGDVITGNVEGLTPIAVKIV
- the sspA_2 gene encoding glutathione-S-transferase family protein encodes the protein MKLYSFFNSSASYRVRIALALKGIDYQTVGVNIRIGQQNALDYRRMNPVGLVPTLVTDDGESLGQSLAIVDWLDRHFPQTPLLPTSDPARSQALEIVYAIACDIHPINNMRVLRYLTDELKVSEEDKKRWYAHWIQQGLSAVEQLLRKSQSGSFCVGEAPGLADCCLIPQWANALRMGCDLSGYPRCKAVYDACVQLPAFIVAAPENQQDKIPA
- the mhbM gene encoding 3-hydroxybenzoate 6-hydroxylase, translated to MTHVTSAIIVGGGIGGAATALSLARQGIKVMLLEKAHEIGEIGAGIQLGPNAFSALDSLGVGDVARQRAVFTDHITMMDAVNAEEVVRIETGQAFRDHFGGPYAVIHRVDIHATVWEAALTHPGVEYRTSTHIVDIRQTPDDVTVFDEQGNSWTADILVGCDGVKSVVRQSLLGDAPRVTGHVVYRAVIDCDDMPEDLRINAPVLWAGPHCHLVHYPLRGGQQYNLVVTFHSRQQEEWGVKDGSKEEVLSYFAGIHPRPRQMLDKPTSWRRWSTADREPVAKWGTERITLVGDAAHPVAQYMAQGACMALEDAVTLGKALERCDGDAQQAFALYESVRIPRTARIVWSTREMGRLYHAAGVERQVRNLLWKGKSQEAFYRSIEWLYGWKEDNCLEPR
- the tnpA_7_3 gene encoding transposase for IS200 yields the protein MGDEKSLAHTRWNCKYHIVFAPKYRRQTFYGEKRRAVGSILRKLCEWKNVRILEAECCTDHIHMLLEIPPKMSVSSFMGYLKGKSSLMLYEQFGDLKFKYRNREFWCRGYYVDTVGKNTAKIQEYIKHQLEEDKMGEQLSIPYPGSPFTGRK
- the dus_2 gene encoding tRNA-dihydrouridine synthase C, encoding MRVLLAPMEGVLDALVRELLTEVNDYDLCITEFVRVVDQLLPVKVFHRICPELRNASRTPSGTPVRIQLLGQHSQWLAENAARAAALGSYGVDLNCGCPSKVVNGSGGGATLLKDPELIYQGAKAMRAAVPSHLPVTVKVRLGWDSGDRKFEIADAVQQAGASELVVHGRTKAQGYRAEHIDWQAIGEIRQRLTIPVIANGEIWDWQSAQMCMATSGCDAVMIGRGALNIPNLSRVVKYNEPRMPWPEVVALLQKYTRLEKQGDTGLYHVARIKQWLGYLRKEYIEATELFQSIRALNRSSEIARAIQAIKI
- the yohG gene encoding lipoprotein, with amino-acid sequence MNRNSFLAATASLPLFILLAGCAPMHDTRQSLTQQTPSSHIDSSLPTALKNGWPDSQWWKAYHDAQLDALIDNAIQHSPDMQVADQRIQLAEAQAKAVEAQDGPQLDFSADIERQRMSAEGLMGPFAITDPAAGTTGPWYTNGTFGLTAGWDLDLWGKNRAEVTARIGAVKAREAEQEQTRQLLASGVARLYWEWQTQAALKNVLTQIEHEQQNVVAVNRELYQHGITSSVEGVETDIDASKTQQQLNDVNGKLKVIEARLSALTNTQSAALKLRQVSLPAVESQLPSQLGYSLLARRADLQAAHWYIESSLSSIDAAKAAFYPDINLMAFLQQDALHLSDLFRHSAQQYGITGGLTLPIFDSGRLNANLNIAKAQSNLSIANYNKAVVDAVNDVARTASQVETLAQKNQHQQQIEHDAQRVVGLAQARFNAGIIAGSRVSEAKIPALREQCNGLLLQDQWLDASIQLTSALGGGYHS